Part of the Kwoniella pini CBS 10737 chromosome 6, complete sequence genome is shown below.
CGAGGAGGAATTTCAAGCACTGCCGCCTgcttttgaaaaagaatataatCACTAATTGGCTTGGTGAAACATTAGGCTTGCACCATCGAAGCTACTCTATCCACTTCGGAAACGGACTTGAGTTCGGCCGAATGGACAGAGATCGTTGGCAAGAAACCCCTCGGACCTCACAGACAACATTACTTCGATATCGACAGAACAATTGAGGATAAGCGGGTATGGAGTCATGTCAGATATACTATTTATCCTGGTTAGTCTGCAAATCCATACcatcatttcaacttgttGCGCAACCGGCTGTTTCGACTCATATCTTATTGCTGACATCATTCTATGACCCACTGATATAGACGGCGGATCAAAGAGATTAAGAGTATTCGGTTATCCTCTGTCCCCTAAATCAGTTTCAGCGTTAACTAAAACTGAGAGTGAAATCACCCTCCCAGTCTTGCCATTGACGTACGAAGCGTTCAAACCATACGGTCAAGTAATTCAAGGATGGTCTTACCCTTCTTCAGCACCCAAAGGAGTAGCAGTGACAACTGCGAATCAAGGTACAGCTACCAAATTTCATAGAGTTGGTAAGATCAAAGAAAGTTATCCAGAGGGTGTAGGAAAGCAAGGAGGAGTCACTGTTGGTAGTGTCAAAGCTGCGAATAGACTTGATATCGCCCAAGGAATGAAGATCAAGGTGgaattattagaaagaCATGCTTATACCACTCAAGCTTTCATACCCTTAAATCGTCCAGCAAATTCCTCACCACCAGGATCATTCATCGTGGTTGCTGCGTTGAATGGGACGGATGACAAGCCAGATTTGAAGACTATCAAAGCGTTCTTGGCGACCGCTGCGCAGGGTGTATCCTTCGATGCAGGTACATGGCGTAAGTCCTTGTTTCTCATTCTCGTGTGATGTGAGAGTGTGCTTATTGGTAATACGATCGTAGATCACTCTCTTCTAACAGTTGGGGGTGTAAGTCTACGTCGTTCTGTAGTGTATTGCAAAGCTGATGCCCTTGTTCAGAACCTCGAATACGCAGTCATTGAAAGAGGAACGCCTGATCCATCTATCAAAGCATACGTGGAGAAAGTCCAACCATCAGTAACAACTTATCTACAAATTCCACCCTTCCCTCCACCCAACGCCAATATCGTTTCAAGACTCGAGGGCCGTTCTTCTCCGGATAGATCAAATGGAACCGGTATATTATCTTCCATCCTGAATTCGACTTCACTATTAAGCAGTGAAGGTTCACCAATTAAGCCAACGATAATAACACCCGAGAATTTCGCTCCATTCGGTCAAGTCATAACTACAACTCCTGCGGCTTCACATACCGATTCAGAATCATCTCCTGACGGCTTGACCACCAAGAATAACGCATTATCTTCCATCATTTCTACGTACCCAGCCGAAAGTGGCGCAGTAACATCTATCTCAGTCTTCAGAGCGACTGAAAAGATCGGTCTGGAAAGAGGTAAGACCTTCGACGTGAAATATATGGAGAGACATCAATTTACAAGTCAGACTTTCTTACCTATGGGTAAAGCTGAAGTGAGTTGTGCAGTCATGATCTTTAGGTGTGTTATACAATTATTGATTGCTGACTATTCACTTCGTTTCTGACAGTGGTCTGGTAaatctgaagaagctttacCGATTGGGGGAGAATTCTTGGTCATCGTAGCTGAGAATGGGGCCGGTGAGACAAACAATCCATTTTCacaattgatcaaattgctGATATTCATGTACATCAGATGACAAGCCCGACCCAAAGACTATCAAGTCCTTCATTTTACCTTCGAACATAGGTGTCACTTATTCACCTGGCATCTGGCGTAAGTGTTCCCTTCTTCGTGTAGAGCGCAATTTCTCCTGCTAGACatattaattgatattctgaTTGAACGGTAGATCATCCCGTTTTGATTCTGGATGCAACGGTTGATCTCGCATGTATCGAAACTCAAATTTCGACAGGAGTTCACGATTCTGATGAAAGGGATTGCGAATTGATTTCTTgggaagatggtgaagtCTTTGGCAGAGTTGATGTGCCGGAATATAGTACACAGTAGAGGCGTATTAGGCGGGAAGAGGTTTTAAGGCTCCAATGTAAGGGAAAAGTCGCTAGctg
Proteins encoded:
- a CDS encoding allantoicase, which produces MTSTSNIKQISLEEFDEKIKTSYVEVSSSSLGGKVISTSDDFFASRHNLIKPGPSISMKGQFGPNGALYDGWESRRHNPSFDWVIIQLATSSTSISYVDIDTSHFSGNEAPQSQVFALSQSSVNNTGRKITQPSPNTQGWIEILPVVDLGPNSRHIFQVNDEGKKGDWSWLMVRMIPDGGMARFRAYGIPTSPFQPISLPDNYKSLEPTDLISPLIGGKIISCSDSNFSPPQNLILPGRGIDMSDGWETRRSQNERGKYHPFEGILKGQERKEWVIIKLGVEGVISYIEVDTAFHPGNYPVACTIEATLSTSETDLSSAEWTEIVGKKPLGPHRQHYFDIDRTIEDKRVWSHVRYTIYPDGGSKRLRVFGYPLSPKSVSALTKTESEITLPVLPLTYEAFKPYGQVIQGWSYPSSAPKGVAVTTANQGTATKFHRVGKIKESYPEGVGKQGGVTVGSVKAANRLDIAQGMKIKVELLERHAYTTQAFIPLNRPANSSPPGSFIVVAALNGTDDKPDLKTIKAFLATAAQGVSFDAGTWHHSLLTVGGNLEYAVIERGTPDPSIKAYVEKVQPSVTTYLQIPPFPPPNANIVSRLEGRSSPDRSNGTGILSSILNSTSLLSSEGSPIKPTIITPENFAPFGQVITTTPAASHTDSESSPDGLTTKNNALSSIISTYPAESGAVTSISVFRATEKIGLERGKTFDVKYMERHQFTSQTFLPMGKAEWSGKSEEALPIGGEFLVIVAENGADDKPDPKTIKSFILPSNIGVTYSPGIWHHPVLILDATVDLACIETQISTGVHDSDERDCELISWEDGEVFGRVDVPEYSTQ